The Aphis gossypii isolate Hap1 chromosome 3, ASM2018417v2, whole genome shotgun sequence genome includes a region encoding these proteins:
- the LOC114130278 gene encoding WD repeat-containing protein 43 has translation MREIIGGFSESGRYYAEIGINGKVNVWDTSAGDLRHTYSPSGHLNSSVTCITWVQTDNTDLLCIGTQKGYVEFYNVASGSIQSKVNVQSKAIKSIYCLGQHLYIGSDDGYVVKFNLKTNKLEGKMKTGRMCAVAMLPDGKMLSASREIKLWNFPSGELVHKFTGHKNEIRSLHIIEADKCYLLSSARDRFINIWSLSDLKRDPLASFVAEDNISSVYVHNTRNNITVTVTTESGTLHVFEHVLNGCVPHPLKPHGTLQIAVDNIKDEETVQMPIICSKIYDSVVYVAYGTRPFLAFENIKLQKLNKCIFIARQDPRKSKSVVGNHIINPNITDSKCIELKNSRSSNLPLETRLQNMSEEIENTVQTKGESIVHLLIQGLRSNDKNLLESALFVKDERTIDNTVSRLPLQSIIMLVRKLIRLSQDRTLVSSVSAKWLSAVLRIHSSLLLANPDVLETFLPLENVLSTRLNNFEQLGLLEFKLKSLVGSLNFDKQDKEKEQDALLVYNDSDDEDKRTTDEEALLTYNESNSEDESISDEEESMDIDLNGDDHPSILR, from the coding sequence ATGAGGGAGATCATCGGCGGTTTTTCAGAATCGGGAAGATATTATGCTGAAATCGGTATTAATGGTAAGGTTAACGTTTGGGATACTAGTGCTGGTGATCTACGACATACATATTCACCGAGTGGGCATTTGAACTCATCTGTCACCTGTATTACTTGGGTCCAGACGGATAATACTGACTTACTTTGTATTGGCACACAAAAGGGTTACgtagaattttataatgtggCCAGTGGAAGTATCCAGTCGAAAGTCAATGTTCAATCAAAAGCTATCAAGAGCATTTATTGTTTGGGCcaacatttatacataggCTCAGATGATGGTTATGTTGTTAAGTTCAATTTGAAGACCAATAAACTAGAAGGAAAAATGAAAACCGGTAGAATGTGTGCAGTAGCTATGTTGCCTGATGGAAAGATGTTGTCAGCGTCCagggaaattaaattatggaaTTTTCCTTCTGGCGAGTTAGTTCATAAGTTCACTGGTCATAAGAATGAAATTCgttcattacatattatagaagctgacaaatgttatttattgagtTCTGCTAGAGaccgttttattaatatatggtCTCTTAGTGACCTTAAACGAGATCCATTAGCTTCATTTGTTGCTGAAGATAACATTTCTTcagtatatgtacataatacacgTAACAACATTACTGTAACAGTAACAACTGAAAGTGGCACATTGCATGTGTTTGAACATGTACTTAATGGTTGTGTTCCACATCCACTTAAACCTCACGGAACCCTTCAAATAGCTGTTGACAATATTAAAGACGAAGAAACTGTACAAATGCCTATTATATGtagtaaaatttatgattCTGTAGTGTATGTAGCCTATGGAACAAGGCCGTTTTTggcatttgaaaatattaaattacaaaaattaaataaatgtatatttattgcaaGGCAAGACCCAAGAAAATCTAAATCAGTTGTAGgtaaccatattattaatcCAAATATTACAGATTCTAAATGTATTGAACTGAAAAACAGTAGATCATCGAATTTACCACTTGAAACTAGACTTCAAAATATGTCAGAAGAAATTGAAAACACAGTTCAAACCAAAGGTGAAAGTATCGTTCATTTGTTAATTCAAGGTCTTCGTAGCAATGATAAGAATCTTTTAGAGTCCGCTTTATTTGTTAAAGACGAACGCACAATTGACAATACGGTTTCACGGTTACCACTACAATCCATTATTATGCTTGTACGTAAGCTAATACGCCTATCGCAAGACAGAACTCTGGTAAGTTCTGTTAGTGCTAAATGGTTATCTGCTGTTTTACGTATACACTCTTCCCTGTTATTAGCTAATCCAGACGTATTAGAAACATTTCTGCCATTAGAAAATGTGTTGAGTAcaagattaaataattttgaacaacTAGGATTATTAGagtttaaactaaaatctCTAGTAGGCAGTCTGAACTTTGACAAACAAGATAAAGAAAAAGAGCAAGATGCTCTGTTGGTGTATAACGACTCTGATGATGAAGATAAAAGAACAACTGATGAAGAAGCTTTATTAACATACAATGAATCTAATAGTGAAGATGAAAGCATATCAGATGAAGAAGAATCAATGGATATAGACTTGAATGGTGATGATCATCCTAGTATATTAAGgtga
- the LOC114130268 gene encoding scaffold attachment factor B2-like isoform X1, whose amino-acid sequence MLTLNTESPNIEKKVSPVIEKNEIDKVSTSDKKKVTPSKIIKTNEGGRRPGPKSRTCVPQLKTEKTTSSLLNKNEMNPEQAGNNNIDLTDTVEAESKKITIVTKEEKINEDAMTNSLINSVHTDNNIVKMKKKEIKLTTNLHQFDNGVKFDIVEENTIIRNHLDKEKNESIKIKVKEVTSELKEDEDNLHDEELDHEMYEELDHEVDEEEMIKSNVGPNQNDTVKAVQEHNKDDNNEDSINLTIGEDDIKLFADEEDTNIEKEDEVIGNQTDEKTSLIKQRESCHPVTSSRLSTGLVKSRRNATEKRSSIGDKLRSTHKEDKDISNAKPIINTLKDEKKEGEKQIKDKVETGNKQSNDSNAQQILNDTSKKNNSSLVRNIWVSGLSSITKATDLKQLFSKYGKVVGAKVVTNAKTPGARCYGFVTLSSAEDANRSIEHLHKTELHGRVISVERAKRDNGYQVTAKSSDSFKVNKNLENDQKTKIIEEKKDKPEEKREKRPEITINDVKKPDLSTIKHSSKDQHQDLKRSKIVIESSERRKDRNIKSKSNERDKEKLRELEREREHLEREKRKQQEILNLTKLKTEREKLRQREHEREMREGERMRRIEKEHQLEIEKKQKEEAIRLEKERQKLRIERERIEKEKLELLRLERENQRLERERLQREKEELRRAQEKLEETKRQALLKRAAIPPSPPIPIKRHSSSNSSRYEERKEPIRSSRMQASSDYLNQAPPPPPNITSSRHHYEQHPSDSRRMRLSPPPPPPPASRPKDSTVNIRYGAQLATDHHYRSRDDRSDRRDDSRRKDSSCGSSNRHAHASYDSSKSSYGISRNSESNTWPSVQSIHVKGTYGTLGASSGTNSMVVNMRPNPWGHSNFREMDPNVWQRTTQPPPEKWNSTSSNPSSMSISGRSSSSNTVYNNNQGIPNMGLNMSTNYSDSRFDSYKMSGMSRKY is encoded by the exons atgttgactttGAATACTGAGTCAccaaacattgaaaaaaaagtatctcctgttattgaaaaaaatgaaattgataaaGTATCTACTtctgacaaaaaaaaagttactccatcaaaaataattaaaacaaatgaagGTGGTAGAAGACCTGGACCAAAGTCTA gAACATGTGTACCACagttaaaaactgaaaaaacaaCTTCAAgtctattaaacaaaaatgaaatgaacCCAGAACAagcaggtaataataatattgatttaactgACACTGTTGAAGCCGAATCCAAGAAAATTACTATTGTtacaaaagaagaaaaaataaatgaagacGCAATGACTAATTCTCTAATAAATTCCGTacatactgataataatatagtaaaaatgaaaaaaaaagaaattaaactaACTACAAATTTACATCAATTTGATAATGGTGTGAAATTTGATATTGTTGaagaaaatactataatacgcaACCATttagataaagaaaaaaatgagagtattaaaattaaagtaaaggAAGTTACATCAGAACTTAAAGAAGATGAAGATAATTTACATGATGAGGAATTGGATCATGAAATGTATGAAGAATTGGACCATGAAGTTGATGAAGAAGAAATGATTAAGAGTAACGTTGGCCCTAATCAAAATGATACA gTAAAAGCAGTTCAAGAACATAACAAAGATGACAATAATGAAGACTCAATTAACTTAACAATCGGAGaagatgatattaaattatttgctgATGAg gaagatacaaacattgaaaaagagg ACGAAGTGATTGGGAACCAAACCGATGAAAAAACATCACTAATCAAACAGCGTGAATCTTGCCATCCAGTTACTAGTAGCAGATTGTCAACTGGATTGGTCAAAAGCCGTCGCAATGCAACTGAGAAGCGATCATCTATTGGGGATAAACTACGCAGCACCCATAAAGAAGACAAGGACATCAGCAATGCAAAACCCATCATCAATACGCTCAAAGATGAGAAGAAAGAAGGAGAGAaacaaattaaagataaagTGGAAACTGGCAACAAGCAGAG taaTGATTCAAATGCTCAACAGATATTAAATGACACAT caaaaaaaaacaattcatctTTGGTTCGCAACATTTGGGTTAGTGGTTTGTCATCAATTACGAAAGCTACTGatttaaaacaacttttttcaaaatatggaaag GTGGTTGGTGCAAAAGTTGTGACTAATGCCAAAACTCCAGGAGCTCGTTGTTATGGTTTTGTTACATTATCTTCAGCTGAAGATGCTAATCGTAGTATTGAACATTTACATAAGACTGAACTTCATGGACGTGTTATTAGCGTTGAAcga GCTAAACGTGATAATGGTTATCAAGTAACTGCAAAAAGTTCTGAttcatttaaagtaaataaaaatcttgaaaatgatcaaaaaactaaaataattgaggaaaaaaaagataaaccagaagaaaaaagagaaaaaagaCCAGAGATTACAATTAATGATGTTAAAAAACCCGACTTATCAACCATTAAGCATT cATCAAAAGATCAACATCAAGATTTAAAACGCTCTAAAATTGTGATTGAAAGTAGTGAGCGGAGAAAAGATAGAAACATCAAAAGTAAAAGCAATGAACGTGATAAAGAAAAACTAAGAGAATTAGAACGAGAAAGAGAACATTTAGAAAGAGAGAAAAGAAAACAGCAGGAGATACTAAACTTAACAAAATTGAAA ACTGAACGTGAAAAACTAAGGCAAAGAGAACATGAGAGAGAAATGAGAGAAGGAGAACGTATGAGGCGCATAGAAAAAGAACATCAActagaaattgaaaaaaaacaaaaagaagaAGCAATTCGTCTTGAAaa agaaAGGCAAAAACTTAGAATTGAACGTGAACGAATTGAAAaggaaaaattagaattattgcGTTTAGAACGTGAAAATCAACGTTTAGAACGAGAAAGACTACAGAGAGAAAAAGAAGAGTTACGTAGAGCACAAGAAAAACTTGAGGAAACAAAGCGTCAAGCATTACTTAAACGTGCTGCTATTCCTCCATCTCCTCCAATCCCTATTAAAAGACATTCTTCATCAAATTCATCTCGGTATGAAGAaag GAAAGAACCAATTCGTAGTTCTCGTATGCAGGCAAGTTCAGACTATTTAAACCAAGCTCCACCTCCACCTCCTAATATAACTTCATCTAGACATCACTATGAACAGCATCCTTCAGATTCTCGTCGTATGAGGCTATCACCGCCACCTCCGCCCCCACCAGCATCAAGACCCAAAGACTCTACCGTGAACATcag ATATGGTGCTCAACTAGCAACAGATCATCATTACAGAAGTCGTGATGATCGATCAGACCGAAGAGATGATTCTCGTAGGAAAGATTCAAGTTGTGGAAGTAGTAACAGACATGCTCATGCATCATATGATTCAAGCAAAAGTT ccTATGGAATATCCCGCAACAGTGAAAGTAATACCTGGCCATCAGTACAATCAATCCACGTAAAGGGTACTTATGGTACACTTGGTGCAAGTTCCGGAACTAATAGTATGGTAGTAAATATGAGACCAAACCCATGGGGACATTCTAATTTCCGAGAAATGGATCCAAATGTTTGGCAACGTACAACTCAACCTCCACCTGAgaa GTGGAACAGTACATCAAGCAATCCTTCATCTATGTCAATAAGTGGGCGTAGTTCAAGTAGTAAcactgtgtataataataaccaaggTATACCAAACATGGGATTAAACATGTCAACAAACTACAGTGATAGTCGATTTGACAGTTACAAAATGAGTGGCATGTCACGCAAATATTGA
- the LOC114130268 gene encoding scaffold attachment factor B1-like isoform X2: MLTLNTESPNIEKKVSPVIEKNEIDKVSTSDKKKVTPSKIIKTNEGGRRPGPKSRTCVPQLKTEKTTSSLLNKNEMNPEQAGNNNIDLTDTVEAESKKITIVTKEEKINEDAMTNSLINSVHTDNNIVKMKKKEIKLTTNLHQFDNGVKFDIVEENTIIRNHLDKEKNESIKIKVKEVTSELKEDEDNLHDEELDHEMYEELDHEVDEEEMIKSNVGPNQNDTVKAVQEHNKDDNNEDSINLTIGEDDIKLFADEEDTNIEKEDEVIGNQTDEKTSLIKQRESCHPVTSSRLSTGLVKSRRNATEKRSSIGDKLRSTHKEDKDISNAKPIINTLKDEKKEGEKQIKDKVETGNKQSNDSNAQQILNDTSKKNNSSLVRNIWVSGLSSITKATDLKQLFSKYGKVVGAKVVTNAKTPGARCYGFVTLSSAEDANRSIEHLHKTELHGRVISVERAKRDNGYQVTAKSSDSFKVNKNLENDQKTKIIEEKKDKPEEKREKRPEITINDVKKPDLSTIKHSSKDQHQDLKRSKIVIESSERRKDRNIKSKSNERDKEKLRELEREREHLEREKRKQQEILNLTKLKTEREKLRQREHEREMREGERMRRIEKEHQLEIEKKQKEEAIRLEKERQKLRIERERIEKEKLELLRLERENQRLERERLQREKEELRRAQEKLEETKRQALLKRAAIPPSPPIPIKRHSSSNSSRKEPIRSSRMQASSDYLNQAPPPPPNITSSRHHYEQHPSDSRRMRLSPPPPPPPASRPKDSTVNIRYGAQLATDHHYRSRDDRSDRRDDSRRKDSSCGSSNRHAHASYDSSKSSYGISRNSESNTWPSVQSIHVKGTYGTLGASSGTNSMVVNMRPNPWGHSNFREMDPNVWQRTTQPPPEKWNSTSSNPSSMSISGRSSSSNTVYNNNQGIPNMGLNMSTNYSDSRFDSYKMSGMSRKY, from the exons atgttgactttGAATACTGAGTCAccaaacattgaaaaaaaagtatctcctgttattgaaaaaaatgaaattgataaaGTATCTACTtctgacaaaaaaaaagttactccatcaaaaataattaaaacaaatgaagGTGGTAGAAGACCTGGACCAAAGTCTA gAACATGTGTACCACagttaaaaactgaaaaaacaaCTTCAAgtctattaaacaaaaatgaaatgaacCCAGAACAagcaggtaataataatattgatttaactgACACTGTTGAAGCCGAATCCAAGAAAATTACTATTGTtacaaaagaagaaaaaataaatgaagacGCAATGACTAATTCTCTAATAAATTCCGTacatactgataataatatagtaaaaatgaaaaaaaaagaaattaaactaACTACAAATTTACATCAATTTGATAATGGTGTGAAATTTGATATTGTTGaagaaaatactataatacgcaACCATttagataaagaaaaaaatgagagtattaaaattaaagtaaaggAAGTTACATCAGAACTTAAAGAAGATGAAGATAATTTACATGATGAGGAATTGGATCATGAAATGTATGAAGAATTGGACCATGAAGTTGATGAAGAAGAAATGATTAAGAGTAACGTTGGCCCTAATCAAAATGATACA gTAAAAGCAGTTCAAGAACATAACAAAGATGACAATAATGAAGACTCAATTAACTTAACAATCGGAGaagatgatattaaattatttgctgATGAg gaagatacaaacattgaaaaagagg ACGAAGTGATTGGGAACCAAACCGATGAAAAAACATCACTAATCAAACAGCGTGAATCTTGCCATCCAGTTACTAGTAGCAGATTGTCAACTGGATTGGTCAAAAGCCGTCGCAATGCAACTGAGAAGCGATCATCTATTGGGGATAAACTACGCAGCACCCATAAAGAAGACAAGGACATCAGCAATGCAAAACCCATCATCAATACGCTCAAAGATGAGAAGAAAGAAGGAGAGAaacaaattaaagataaagTGGAAACTGGCAACAAGCAGAG taaTGATTCAAATGCTCAACAGATATTAAATGACACAT caaaaaaaaacaattcatctTTGGTTCGCAACATTTGGGTTAGTGGTTTGTCATCAATTACGAAAGCTACTGatttaaaacaacttttttcaaaatatggaaag GTGGTTGGTGCAAAAGTTGTGACTAATGCCAAAACTCCAGGAGCTCGTTGTTATGGTTTTGTTACATTATCTTCAGCTGAAGATGCTAATCGTAGTATTGAACATTTACATAAGACTGAACTTCATGGACGTGTTATTAGCGTTGAAcga GCTAAACGTGATAATGGTTATCAAGTAACTGCAAAAAGTTCTGAttcatttaaagtaaataaaaatcttgaaaatgatcaaaaaactaaaataattgaggaaaaaaaagataaaccagaagaaaaaagagaaaaaagaCCAGAGATTACAATTAATGATGTTAAAAAACCCGACTTATCAACCATTAAGCATT cATCAAAAGATCAACATCAAGATTTAAAACGCTCTAAAATTGTGATTGAAAGTAGTGAGCGGAGAAAAGATAGAAACATCAAAAGTAAAAGCAATGAACGTGATAAAGAAAAACTAAGAGAATTAGAACGAGAAAGAGAACATTTAGAAAGAGAGAAAAGAAAACAGCAGGAGATACTAAACTTAACAAAATTGAAA ACTGAACGTGAAAAACTAAGGCAAAGAGAACATGAGAGAGAAATGAGAGAAGGAGAACGTATGAGGCGCATAGAAAAAGAACATCAActagaaattgaaaaaaaacaaaaagaagaAGCAATTCGTCTTGAAaa agaaAGGCAAAAACTTAGAATTGAACGTGAACGAATTGAAAaggaaaaattagaattattgcGTTTAGAACGTGAAAATCAACGTTTAGAACGAGAAAGACTACAGAGAGAAAAAGAAGAGTTACGTAGAGCACAAGAAAAACTTGAGGAAACAAAGCGTCAAGCATTACTTAAACGTGCTGCTATTCCTCCATCTCCTCCAATCCCTATTAAAAGACATTCTTCATCAAATTCATCTCG GAAAGAACCAATTCGTAGTTCTCGTATGCAGGCAAGTTCAGACTATTTAAACCAAGCTCCACCTCCACCTCCTAATATAACTTCATCTAGACATCACTATGAACAGCATCCTTCAGATTCTCGTCGTATGAGGCTATCACCGCCACCTCCGCCCCCACCAGCATCAAGACCCAAAGACTCTACCGTGAACATcag ATATGGTGCTCAACTAGCAACAGATCATCATTACAGAAGTCGTGATGATCGATCAGACCGAAGAGATGATTCTCGTAGGAAAGATTCAAGTTGTGGAAGTAGTAACAGACATGCTCATGCATCATATGATTCAAGCAAAAGTT ccTATGGAATATCCCGCAACAGTGAAAGTAATACCTGGCCATCAGTACAATCAATCCACGTAAAGGGTACTTATGGTACACTTGGTGCAAGTTCCGGAACTAATAGTATGGTAGTAAATATGAGACCAAACCCATGGGGACATTCTAATTTCCGAGAAATGGATCCAAATGTTTGGCAACGTACAACTCAACCTCCACCTGAgaa GTGGAACAGTACATCAAGCAATCCTTCATCTATGTCAATAAGTGGGCGTAGTTCAAGTAGTAAcactgtgtataataataaccaaggTATACCAAACATGGGATTAAACATGTCAACAAACTACAGTGATAGTCGATTTGACAGTTACAAAATGAGTGGCATGTCACGCAAATATTGA
- the LOC114130285 gene encoding erlin-1-like produces the protein MADLSYALPLLLLLTATLTHFCLHRVDEGHVAVYYRGGALLSQISYPGYHIMMPFLTTFRSVQVTLQTDEVKNVPCGTSGGVMIYFDRIEVVNILNADSVFDIVKNYTADYDKTLIFNKVHHELNQFCSVHNLHEVYIDLFDQIDENLKVALQKDLTEMAPGLKVHAVRVTKPKIPETIRKNYEIMEAEKTKLLIAEQRQKVVEKEAETERKRAIIEAEKQAQVSKIEFEQKIMEKESIKQISVIEDTIHLDKEKSAADAEFYRIKMQADSNKLLLTKEYLEFKRIESLGNNTKVYYGPDLPKIFMQQYVPL, from the exons ATGGCAGACTTATCCTATGCATTACCTCTGCTGTTACTTCTAACGGCTACATTGACTCATTTTTGCTTGCATAGAGTTGACGAAGGGCATGTGGCTGTCTATTATAGG GGTGGAGCATTACTATCTCAAATTAGTTATCCTGGTTACCACATCATGATGCCCTTCCTAACAACTTTTCGGTCTGTACAA gTTACACTTCAAACAGATGAAGTGAAAAATGTCCCTTGTGGCACAAGTGGTGgtgtaatgatttattttgatcGAATTGAAGTGGTCAATATTCTAAATGCTGATAGtg tttttgaTATTGTTAAGAATTATACTGCAGATTACGACAAgacattaatattcaataaagttCATCATGAACTTAATCAGTTCTGTAGTGTTCATAATTTACATGAA gtatacatagaCTTATTTGATCAAATTGATGAAAATCTTAAAGTGGCATTGCAAAAAGATTTAACAGAAATGGCTCCTGGACTCAAAGTACATGCTGTACGCGTCACTAAACCTAAAATACCAGAGACTATAcgcaaaaattatgaaatcat GGAAGCAGAAAAAACTAAACTTCTCATTGCTGAACAAAGACAAAAAGTCGTTGAAAAAGAAGCAGAAACAGAACGTAAGCGTGCTATTATAGAAGCTGAAAAACAAGCACAAGTATCAAAAATAGAATTTGAACAGAAAATTATGGAAAAAGAATCTATAAAACAGATATCTGTAATagaag ATACAATTCATTTGGACAAAGAAAAGAGTGCAGCAGATGCCGAATTTTACCGTATTAAAATGCAAGCCGATtctaataagttattactaaCTAAAGAATACTTAGAATTTAAACGCATAGAATCATTAGGAAATAATACTAAAGTTTATTATGGACCTGATCTCCCAAAAATTTTCATGCAACAATATGttccattataa